A stretch of Microbacterium caowuchunii DNA encodes these proteins:
- a CDS encoding metal-dependent hydrolase family protein produces the protein MSSSAQRLAGITVWDGESDRGASAIAWDGDRITELGPAEQTHSEFSVIPGLIDTHVHLDSSAVPGSGDWMTWPLITPVSERALHVVAHARRAAAAGVTTLRDLSGSEAQLSAARAFDAGLIPGPRVLVNGAVGMTAGHGDLFTPPHYPHRGPVADSPDECRKLVREWARSGADGIKIFTSGGVLSIGDKVGWRNQTNAEIAATVDEAHALGMLVAAHSHSAEGIDIALEFGVDSIEHGTGIQERHLEILLERNIPVAPTLLINDAIADRRIPVSDDAAEKGRAVVTERDANFVGAAAAGVRFVLGTDANGVFVRFGDQLEEVRLMKRSFGWTSERALRSATSDAADAIRLTGKVGRLTPGHGADLVVVRGRPWEDIDQLTAENIVAVVARGQVIAGALPV, from the coding sequence GTGTCCTCGAGCGCGCAAAGGCTGGCCGGCATCACCGTCTGGGACGGCGAGTCCGACCGTGGGGCCTCGGCGATCGCCTGGGACGGCGACCGGATCACCGAACTCGGTCCCGCCGAGCAGACGCACAGCGAGTTCAGCGTCATCCCGGGCCTCATCGACACGCACGTGCACCTCGACTCCTCCGCCGTCCCGGGTTCGGGCGACTGGATGACCTGGCCGCTGATCACGCCCGTGTCCGAGCGGGCGTTGCACGTGGTGGCGCATGCCCGGCGGGCGGCCGCCGCGGGCGTCACGACGTTGCGCGACCTGTCCGGGAGCGAGGCGCAGCTCTCAGCCGCTCGCGCGTTCGACGCAGGTCTCATCCCGGGTCCCCGCGTCCTGGTGAACGGTGCGGTGGGGATGACCGCCGGGCACGGCGACCTCTTCACTCCGCCGCACTACCCGCACCGCGGCCCGGTGGCGGATTCTCCCGACGAATGCCGCAAGCTCGTGCGGGAGTGGGCGCGCTCCGGCGCGGACGGCATCAAGATCTTCACGAGCGGCGGCGTCCTCTCGATCGGCGACAAGGTGGGATGGCGCAACCAGACCAACGCCGAGATCGCCGCCACGGTCGACGAGGCGCACGCCCTCGGCATGCTCGTGGCCGCGCACAGTCACTCCGCGGAGGGCATCGACATCGCCCTGGAGTTCGGCGTCGACTCCATCGAGCACGGCACCGGGATCCAGGAGCGCCACCTCGAGATCCTCCTCGAGCGGAACATCCCGGTCGCCCCGACCCTGCTCATCAACGACGCGATCGCCGACCGCCGCATCCCGGTCAGCGACGACGCGGCCGAGAAGGGCCGCGCGGTCGTGACCGAGCGGGACGCGAACTTCGTGGGCGCCGCCGCAGCCGGTGTGCGGTTCGTGCTCGGCACCGACGCGAACGGCGTGTTCGTGCGCTTCGGCGACCAGCTCGAGGAGGTGCGCCTGATGAAGCGGTCCTTCGGCTGGACCTCCGAGCGCGCCCTCCGCTCCGCGACGTCCGACGCCGCCGACGCGATCCGGCTGACCGGCAAGGTCGGCCGGCTCACGCCCGGGCACGGCGCGGATCTCGTCGTCGTGCGGGGCCGGCCGTGGGAGGACATCGACCAGCTCACCGCCGAGAACATCGTGGCCGTCGTCGCCCGCGGGCAGGTCATCGCCGGCGCGCTGCCCGTCTGA
- a CDS encoding ABC transporter substrate-binding protein, protein MTRTLGRSARRAAVPLTAALAVVSLAGCASGAESAATPGADVAQDIVFALKEDVVCLDPQQTSVTTSLNVGRQLTDSLLDQDPDTGEIVPWLAESWDVADDLTSYSFTLQDGVTFSDGTPLTSEVVAANFDAIIEMGAAASLANGYLAGYAGTEVTSDSEFTVLFAEPNVQFLQGATTMSLGLLSAETVAGAAEDRCQSLVGTGPFVLESYVPNDAVTIVKRDGYDWASELRGHQGEAYLDTVTFPIIAEASVRTGGLQSGEYDVIQDVPYIDEARFAGDDYILYAKANPGVPNSFVVNTTKGVLGDEAVRQAISKSLDRDEINVITGSVSGKAPAGVLTSSTPGYLDLGDTLAFDPEGAADLLEGAGWTLGSDGIYEKDGQKLTVTVTAFYAQDVLEAAQIQLKNAGIDLQIKMVAAGDFFGAVASGDYELLGAGLTRTDPDALRTLLSVDSAARWGIVDDPELEALLQEQAQTADVAERQKLVDQIQEIVGERAYVMPTLETVQLHGSRAGVEGITFDSAARVHLYDAMVTSD, encoded by the coding sequence GTGACCCGCACACTTGGCCGCAGCGCTAGGCGCGCAGCCGTTCCGCTGACGGCGGCTCTCGCCGTCGTCTCCCTCGCCGGCTGCGCCTCCGGCGCCGAGTCGGCGGCGACGCCCGGGGCGGACGTCGCTCAGGACATCGTCTTCGCGCTGAAGGAGGACGTGGTCTGCCTCGACCCGCAGCAGACCTCCGTCACCACGTCGCTCAACGTCGGTCGTCAGCTCACCGACTCCCTGCTCGACCAGGACCCGGACACCGGCGAGATCGTGCCGTGGCTCGCTGAGAGCTGGGACGTCGCCGACGACCTCACCTCGTACTCGTTCACGCTGCAGGACGGCGTGACCTTCAGCGACGGCACCCCGCTCACCTCGGAGGTCGTCGCCGCGAACTTCGACGCCATCATCGAGATGGGCGCGGCTGCATCCCTCGCCAACGGCTACCTGGCCGGCTACGCGGGCACCGAGGTCACCAGCGACAGCGAATTCACGGTGCTCTTCGCCGAGCCCAACGTCCAGTTCCTGCAGGGCGCGACCACGATGTCGCTCGGCCTCCTCTCGGCCGAGACCGTCGCGGGCGCAGCGGAGGACCGCTGCCAGTCGCTCGTCGGCACCGGGCCGTTCGTGCTCGAGTCCTACGTCCCGAACGACGCCGTGACCATCGTCAAGCGCGACGGCTACGACTGGGCCTCCGAGCTGCGCGGCCACCAGGGCGAGGCCTACCTCGACACGGTCACGTTCCCGATCATCGCCGAGGCGAGCGTCCGCACCGGCGGGCTGCAGTCCGGCGAGTACGACGTCATCCAGGACGTGCCGTACATCGACGAGGCCCGCTTCGCCGGCGACGACTACATCCTGTACGCGAAGGCGAACCCGGGTGTCCCCAACTCCTTCGTCGTGAACACCACGAAGGGCGTGCTCGGAGACGAGGCCGTGCGCCAGGCGATCAGCAAGAGCCTGGACCGCGACGAGATCAACGTCATCACCGGTTCCGTGAGCGGCAAGGCCCCGGCCGGTGTGCTCACCTCCTCCACCCCGGGATACCTGGACCTCGGCGACACGCTCGCCTTCGACCCCGAGGGTGCGGCCGACCTGCTGGAGGGCGCGGGCTGGACGCTCGGCTCCGACGGCATCTACGAGAAGGACGGGCAGAAGCTGACCGTCACCGTCACCGCGTTCTACGCCCAGGACGTCCTGGAAGCAGCGCAGATCCAGCTGAAGAACGCCGGCATCGACCTGCAGATCAAGATGGTCGCGGCCGGTGACTTCTTCGGCGCCGTCGCCAGCGGCGACTACGAGCTGCTGGGCGCGGGTCTCACCCGCACCGACCCGGACGCGTTGCGCACGCTGCTGTCCGTGGACTCCGCAGCCCGCTGGGGCATCGTGGACGACCCCGAGCTCGAGGCCCTCCTGCAGGAGCAGGCGCAGACCGCGGATGTCGCGGAGCGTCAGAAGCTCGTCGACCAGATCCAGGAGATCGTGGGTGAGCGCGCATACGTGATGCCGACGCTGGAGACCGTGCAGTTGCACGGATCGCGCGCGGGTGTCGAAGGCATCACCTTCGACTCGGCCGCTCGCGTGCACCTCTACGACGCGATGGTCACCTCCGACTGA
- a CDS encoding ABC transporter permease — protein sequence MSTQRVDPARTRSTLMSVARFLLPKIAQCIFVVWATYTVAFLLIHALPGDPVLAALSLKGGDATSTDPAQLEALRARYGMSGPLWEQYISNFLALFRGDLGTSIATGQPVTDMVGRAFPLTAAVAVFALVVGFVSALAFTVWAYVARPAWVRNVVTQIPPLGIAIPAFLSGIVLISVFAFGLGWFPASGTNGFVSVVLPGITLALPTGAIFFQVFSAAVFDAGASPFVFTANAKGLAQRTVVVRHVLRNALLPSITIIGLQIGYLAGGTAVVETVFSRDGIGRLTVDAVLARDVNVVMGVVIVVATVYAVVTLIVDALYGVIDPRTRTRLTGRKAVSA from the coding sequence ATGTCGACGCAGCGCGTGGATCCCGCACGGACGCGATCGACCCTGATGTCGGTCGCCCGGTTCCTTCTCCCGAAGATCGCCCAGTGCATCTTCGTGGTGTGGGCGACCTACACGGTCGCGTTCCTGCTGATCCACGCGCTGCCCGGTGACCCGGTGCTGGCCGCGCTGTCGCTCAAGGGCGGTGACGCGACCAGCACCGACCCCGCCCAGCTCGAGGCGCTGCGTGCCCGGTACGGCATGTCCGGGCCGCTCTGGGAGCAGTACATCTCGAACTTCCTCGCGCTGTTCCGCGGCGACCTCGGCACCTCCATCGCCACCGGGCAGCCGGTCACCGACATGGTCGGCCGGGCGTTCCCCCTCACCGCGGCCGTCGCGGTCTTCGCCCTCGTCGTCGGATTCGTCTCCGCTCTGGCGTTCACCGTCTGGGCCTACGTCGCCCGGCCGGCGTGGGTGCGCAACGTCGTCACCCAGATCCCGCCGCTCGGCATCGCCATCCCCGCCTTCCTCAGCGGGATCGTGCTGATCAGCGTCTTCGCCTTCGGGCTCGGCTGGTTCCCGGCATCCGGCACGAACGGCTTCGTCAGCGTCGTGCTCCCCGGCATCACCCTGGCCCTGCCCACCGGCGCCATCTTCTTCCAGGTCTTCTCCGCCGCCGTCTTCGACGCCGGCGCGAGCCCGTTCGTGTTCACCGCGAACGCCAAGGGCCTCGCCCAGCGCACGGTCGTCGTCCGCCACGTGCTGCGCAACGCCCTGCTCCCCTCCATCACGATCATCGGACTGCAGATCGGCTATCTGGCCGGTGGCACCGCCGTCGTCGAGACCGTCTTCTCCCGGGACGGGATCGGCCGGCTCACCGTCGACGCCGTCCTCGCCCGCGACGTCAACGTCGTGATGGGCGTCGTCATCGTCGTGGCCACCGTCTACGCGGTCGTCACCCTCATCGTCGACGCGCTGTACGGCGTGATCGATCCCCGTACGAGAACCCGCCTGACCGGCCGGAAGGCGGTGTCCGCGTGA
- a CDS encoding ABC transporter permease: MSILRKPGLMLSILMLALTVVAMIVPQLIAPYDPYDSVGSMRLAPPSLEHLFGTDHLARDVFSRVVYGAQLSVTAAGLAVVGGVIVGSIVGLVCGYLGGTVDFIAMRFVDVLIAIPGILLALIVVASLGFGPFSIALGVGLGTAGSFARMMRSAVLRVRSEEYVEAARTLGARGPAILVRHVLPNAARPIVAMAALELAVAILSVSALSFLGFGAQPPAPEWGSLVSAGRDFVATAPWLSILPGVVILAVVLSVNRVSRFFGGDR, translated from the coding sequence GTGAGCATCCTGCGCAAACCCGGCCTGATGCTGTCGATCCTGATGCTCGCGCTGACGGTGGTGGCGATGATCGTGCCGCAGCTGATCGCCCCGTACGACCCCTACGACTCGGTGGGGTCGATGCGACTCGCTCCGCCGAGCCTCGAGCACCTCTTCGGCACCGACCACCTCGCCCGGGACGTCTTCTCCCGGGTCGTCTACGGCGCCCAGCTCTCCGTCACCGCCGCGGGTCTCGCCGTGGTCGGCGGGGTCATCGTGGGATCGATCGTCGGACTCGTGTGCGGCTACCTCGGCGGGACCGTGGACTTCATCGCGATGCGCTTCGTCGATGTGCTCATCGCCATCCCCGGCATCCTGCTCGCCCTCATCGTCGTCGCCTCCCTCGGTTTCGGGCCGTTCTCGATCGCCCTCGGTGTCGGCCTCGGCACGGCGGGTTCCTTCGCCCGCATGATGCGCTCGGCGGTGCTGCGCGTGCGCAGCGAGGAGTACGTGGAGGCCGCGCGCACGCTCGGCGCCCGCGGGCCGGCGATCCTCGTCCGGCACGTCCTGCCGAACGCCGCACGGCCCATCGTCGCGATGGCGGCGCTCGAGCTGGCCGTCGCCATCCTCTCGGTCTCGGCACTGAGCTTCCTCGGGTTCGGCGCACAGCCGCCCGCGCCGGAATGGGGTTCGCTGGTCTCGGCCGGACGCGACTTCGTCGCGACCGCGCCCTGGCTCAGCATCCTCCCCGGTGTGGTGATCCTCGCGGTCGTCCTGTCCGTGAACCGCGTCTCACGATTCTTCGGAGGTGACCGATGA
- a CDS encoding dipeptide ABC transporter ATP-binding protein: MTALLRVSDLRVDYGSGRRANPAVRGVSLEVAPGEIVAVVGESGSGKSTIAHALVRLLPGEAHIRGGSIVFDGTDLMKASTATLRRIRGGRIGFVPQDPSHSLNPLMRVGEQVAETLRRHRRLSRADAAARAVEILREVGIPDPERRASQYPHELSGGLRQRVLIGIAWACEPALVIADEPTSALDATVQRHVLDRMQALARAHGTAVLLVTHDLAVAADRADRIIVVEKGEIVEAGAARDVLSAPQNGYTRRLVAAAPGLNSERLQSRLNVVDRMQPSSPEPLVVVSGLTKTYGSSRSGGGAPAVDRAEFSIARGSTFSLVGESGSGKSTTARMVARIIGADEGSIVFDGADITTLSGEPLRQLRRRIQVVYQNPFGSLDPRMTVERLVAEPLRAFGVGTAKERSATVRELLGQVRLNADLLGRRPAQLSGGQRQRVAIARALALRPELVVLDEPVSALDVSVQEQVLRLLVELQAEFGLTYLFISHDLGVIRQISDRIAVMKDGRIVEQADAERIFADAEHPYTRELIGAIPGRLA, encoded by the coding sequence ATGACCGCTCTGCTGCGCGTCAGCGACCTGCGGGTCGACTACGGGTCCGGCCGCCGGGCGAACCCGGCCGTCCGTGGCGTCTCCCTCGAGGTCGCGCCGGGCGAGATCGTCGCCGTCGTGGGTGAGTCCGGCTCCGGCAAGAGCACGATCGCCCACGCCCTCGTGCGCCTGCTCCCGGGCGAGGCCCACATCCGGGGCGGATCCATCGTCTTCGACGGCACCGATCTGATGAAGGCGTCGACCGCGACTCTGCGCCGCATCCGGGGCGGCCGCATCGGGTTCGTGCCGCAGGACCCGTCCCACAGCCTCAACCCGCTGATGCGGGTCGGCGAGCAGGTCGCCGAGACTCTCCGCCGGCACCGCCGGCTGTCCCGCGCGGACGCGGCGGCCCGGGCCGTCGAGATCCTGCGCGAGGTCGGCATCCCGGATCCCGAGCGGCGCGCGAGCCAGTACCCGCACGAACTCTCCGGCGGACTCCGGCAGCGGGTGCTGATCGGCATCGCCTGGGCGTGCGAACCGGCGCTGGTCATCGCGGACGAACCCACCAGCGCGCTCGACGCCACGGTGCAGCGCCACGTGCTGGACCGGATGCAGGCGCTCGCCCGGGCGCACGGCACCGCCGTTCTGCTCGTCACGCACGATCTCGCGGTGGCCGCGGATCGCGCCGACCGCATCATCGTGGTGGAGAAGGGCGAGATCGTGGAGGCGGGAGCTGCGCGCGACGTGCTGTCGGCGCCGCAGAACGGCTACACGCGTCGGCTCGTCGCGGCGGCGCCGGGGCTCAACAGTGAGCGGCTCCAGTCGCGGCTGAACGTGGTCGACCGGATGCAGCCGAGCTCGCCCGAACCGCTCGTCGTCGTCTCCGGCCTGACCAAGACCTACGGTTCGTCCCGCTCCGGCGGGGGTGCTCCCGCGGTGGACCGGGCGGAGTTCTCGATCGCCCGCGGCTCGACCTTCTCGCTGGTGGGCGAGTCCGGTTCCGGCAAGAGCACCACCGCGCGCATGGTGGCGCGCATCATCGGGGCGGACGAGGGCAGCATCGTCTTCGACGGGGCCGACATCACGACGCTCTCCGGTGAGCCGCTGCGGCAGCTCCGTCGCCGCATCCAGGTCGTGTACCAGAACCCGTTCGGGTCCCTCGATCCGCGGATGACGGTCGAGCGCCTCGTCGCCGAGCCCCTGCGAGCGTTCGGGGTCGGGACGGCGAAGGAGCGTTCCGCGACCGTGCGGGAGCTGCTCGGTCAGGTGCGGTTGAACGCGGACCTGCTGGGTCGGCGTCCCGCTCAGCTGTCCGGCGGGCAGCGGCAGCGGGTCGCGATCGCCCGGGCGCTGGCGCTGCGTCCGGAACTCGTCGTGCTGGATGAGCCGGTGTCCGCGCTGGACGTGTCCGTGCAAGAGCAGGTGCTGCGTCTGCTCGTCGAGCTCCAGGCCGAGTTCGGGCTGACGTACCTGTTCATCTCGCACGACCTCGGGGTCATCCGGCAGATCTCGGACCGGATCGCGGTGATGAAGGACGGTCGCATCGTCGAGCAGGCGGACGCCGAGCGCATCTTCGCCGACGCCGAGCACCCCTATACGCGCGAACTGATCGGCGCCATCCCCGGCCGCCTGGCCTGA
- a CDS encoding creatininase family protein, whose translation MLELSRASWTDVAAHLESHPAIAVLPVGALEQHGPHLPLSTDTLQADAVARRLAERLDAVLLPALPFGNTWSNDALPGTVSISADTVTAFAADVAASLERAGYALLVIVNGDFGNRLPLQRAAEQSAARDGMPVLVLDYPGLVEIGDEVKDSPWAAPGLCHADEIETSMILAVAPELVHRDRMQPAYPELPADFGLRQMALAPLSPSGVFGDPRPATAEKGERIIDHVVVQSELIVRRVLAALHPAS comes from the coding sequence ATGCTGGAACTGTCCCGAGCATCCTGGACCGACGTCGCCGCACACCTCGAGAGCCATCCGGCGATCGCCGTGCTGCCGGTCGGCGCGCTGGAACAGCACGGCCCACACCTGCCCCTCTCCACCGACACCCTGCAGGCTGACGCGGTCGCCCGCCGGCTCGCGGAGCGACTCGACGCCGTCCTGCTGCCGGCGCTCCCCTTCGGGAACACCTGGAGCAACGACGCCCTGCCGGGCACGGTGTCGATCAGCGCGGACACCGTGACGGCCTTCGCCGCCGACGTCGCCGCATCCCTGGAGCGCGCGGGCTACGCGCTGCTGGTGATCGTCAACGGCGACTTCGGCAATCGGCTGCCCCTGCAACGTGCGGCGGAGCAGTCCGCGGCGCGCGACGGGATGCCCGTCCTGGTTCTGGATTACCCGGGGCTCGTCGAGATCGGCGACGAGGTCAAGGACTCCCCGTGGGCGGCGCCGGGACTGTGCCACGCGGACGAGATCGAGACCTCCATGATCCTGGCGGTCGCGCCCGAGCTGGTGCACAGGGACCGGATGCAGCCGGCGTATCCGGAACTGCCCGCGGACTTCGGACTCCGGCAGATGGCGCTCGCCCCGCTCTCGCCCAGCGGCGTCTTCGGGGATCCCCGCCCCGCCACCGCCGAGAAGGGCGAGCGGATCATCGACCATGTGGTGGTCCAGAGCGAGCTCATCGTCCGCCGCGTGCTGGCGGCGCTGCATCCCGCGTCCTGA
- a CDS encoding L-lactate dehydrogenase: MTAIENSKLTVVGAGSVGSSVAYAALIRGSARHVALYDIATTKVEAEVLDLAHGTQFTGSSDIIGGSDVSVAEGSHVVVITAGAKQNPGQSRIELAGVNAGILKTMMPQLLEVAPNAIYVIVTNPCDVLTVLAQEATGLPPERIFASGTVLDTSRLRWQLARRAGVSSSSVHAYIVGEHGDTEFPLWSAATIGTVPILDWETPGQPPMTTEELDDIAVNVRDAAYKVIQGKGATNYAIGLSSARIVEAVLHDEHAVLPVSTVLHDYHGIDGVALSVPSIVSASGAVPVAGTSFSEQEFDQLRHSADHLRQVVDTLRS; the protein is encoded by the coding sequence ATGACCGCGATCGAGAACTCCAAGCTCACCGTCGTCGGCGCGGGCAGCGTCGGCTCCAGCGTCGCCTACGCCGCCCTCATCCGAGGCTCCGCCCGCCATGTGGCCCTCTACGACATCGCCACGACGAAGGTGGAGGCCGAAGTTCTCGACCTCGCGCACGGCACCCAGTTCACCGGTTCCAGCGACATCATCGGCGGCAGCGACGTGTCCGTCGCGGAGGGCTCGCACGTCGTCGTCATCACCGCCGGCGCTAAGCAGAATCCCGGCCAGAGCAGGATCGAACTCGCCGGGGTCAACGCCGGCATCCTGAAGACGATGATGCCGCAGCTCCTCGAGGTCGCGCCGAACGCGATCTACGTCATCGTCACCAACCCCTGCGACGTGCTCACCGTGCTCGCGCAGGAGGCGACCGGGCTCCCGCCCGAGCGCATCTTCGCATCCGGAACCGTGCTGGACACCTCCAGGCTGCGGTGGCAGCTCGCCCGTCGGGCCGGGGTGTCCTCCTCCAGCGTGCACGCCTACATCGTCGGTGAGCACGGCGACACCGAGTTCCCGCTGTGGTCCGCCGCCACCATCGGCACGGTCCCGATCCTCGACTGGGAGACGCCCGGACAGCCGCCGATGACCACGGAGGAACTCGACGACATCGCCGTCAACGTGCGCGACGCGGCCTACAAGGTCATCCAGGGCAAGGGTGCCACCAACTACGCGATCGGCCTGTCCAGCGCCCGTATCGTCGAGGCCGTCCTCCACGACGAGCACGCCGTGCTGCCGGTATCGACCGTGCTGCACGATTACCACGGCATCGACGGCGTCGCCCTCTCCGTGCCCTCGATCGTCAGCGCATCCGGGGCCGTTCCCGTGGCAGGGACGTCGTTCAGCGAGCAGGAGTTCGATCAGCTCCGCCACTCCGCCGACCACCTGCGCCAGGTCGTGGACACCCTGCGTTCGTGA
- a CDS encoding SDR family NAD(P)-dependent oxidoreductase, translating into MTRTYIVTGSASGIGATTAEMLRARGEKVIGIDLRNADIEADLSTPSGRQNAAGRAIELAEGRVDAVIACAGISAPIPATISVNFFGVTELLTALLPALSKSDAPRAAVVSSMASLQPNSPEMVEAALAGDEEKAVAIAAELAAQGPEIGYLVYPSSKRALSRWVRRASITPEWAGAGIPLNAVAPGTVVTPMTAQLLATPEGTTMVDAAVPMPLNYHQPPESIAALLLWLTSVENTHLAGQVIYDDGGADATLRGDDIWSWADAR; encoded by the coding sequence ATGACACGCACATACATCGTGACCGGTTCCGCATCCGGCATCGGCGCCACGACCGCCGAGATGCTCCGCGCCCGCGGCGAGAAGGTGATCGGCATCGATCTGCGCAACGCCGACATCGAGGCCGATCTCTCCACTCCCTCCGGCCGCCAGAACGCGGCGGGACGTGCGATCGAGCTGGCCGAGGGCCGGGTCGACGCGGTGATCGCCTGCGCGGGCATCTCCGCGCCCATTCCCGCCACCATCTCGGTCAACTTCTTCGGGGTGACCGAGCTGCTCACCGCCCTGCTGCCGGCACTGTCGAAGTCGGACGCACCCCGCGCTGCCGTGGTGTCCTCGATGGCGTCGCTGCAGCCCAACTCGCCCGAGATGGTGGAAGCCGCCCTCGCCGGCGACGAGGAGAAGGCCGTGGCCATCGCCGCGGAGCTCGCCGCCCAGGGACCGGAGATCGGCTACCTCGTCTACCCCTCGTCGAAGCGCGCACTGTCGCGCTGGGTGCGCCGCGCATCGATCACTCCGGAGTGGGCCGGTGCCGGCATCCCGCTGAACGCGGTCGCCCCCGGCACCGTGGTCACCCCGATGACGGCGCAGCTGCTCGCCACCCCCGAGGGGACGACCATGGTCGACGCCGCCGTGCCGATGCCCCTGAACTACCACCAGCCCCCCGAGTCGATCGCGGCGCTGCTGCTCTGGCTGACGAGCGTGGAGAACACCCACCTGGCCGGGCAGGTCATCTACGACGACGGCGGCGCGGACGCGACGCTGCGCGGCGACGACATCTGGTCCTGGGCCGACGCCCGCTGA
- a CDS encoding MarR family winged helix-turn-helix transcriptional regulator, which translates to MDGNQAPQSVLSSLTHLMARWSSAQVQAEIARDAGAEIDTPDIPALYMLGLEGPLRASDLADRLHLSRPTASKQLARLDRSGLVVRTAEPGDGRVTIVALSAKGRKLHERLVAQGRTMAAAAMSGWAPDAAAQFAQQLAAFADSLGIAPSASVTDPTDG; encoded by the coding sequence ATGGACGGCAACCAGGCCCCCCAGAGCGTGCTCTCATCGCTCACGCATCTCATGGCCCGGTGGTCGTCCGCGCAGGTCCAGGCCGAGATCGCTCGCGACGCCGGTGCGGAGATCGACACCCCCGACATCCCGGCGCTGTACATGCTCGGGCTCGAAGGACCGCTGCGCGCAAGCGATCTCGCCGACCGGCTGCACCTCAGCAGGCCGACCGCGAGCAAGCAGCTCGCCCGGCTCGATCGGTCCGGGCTCGTCGTTCGTACGGCGGAGCCCGGCGATGGGCGGGTCACGATCGTGGCCCTGTCCGCGAAGGGGAGGAAGCTGCACGAGCGACTCGTCGCGCAGGGACGCACCATGGCCGCGGCCGCGATGTCCGGCTGGGCCCCCGACGCCGCCGCACAGTTCGCGCAGCAGCTCGCCGCGTTCGCCGACTCCCTCGGCATCGCCCCCTCTGCATCCGTCACGGATCCCACGGACGGCTGA
- a CDS encoding Gfo/Idh/MocA family protein: protein MTRSPLTMPTPRTYPLRGGPALRWGIVAPGAIAADFVHALHTHTDQRVVAVASRSPERAAEFAHRHGIPRSHGGYAALFDDPAVQVVYVAAPHSEHLSLGLAAIAAGKHVLIEKPIGLSAAEARTIRDAARAAGVFVMEAMWTRFLPQTDVMVQLRDAGALGDVRLLTADFGFRAQPGGRIFDPVLGGGALLDLGVYLVWLSRMWLGAPDSITASGTLSETGVDDQSATVLGYASGARAVLTTSLLVSSPGRAGVSGTEAHLDLDPDWVFPSGFDLVAAGRGERARFADRSGMTRRQGMAWQTAAVARHVADGRTESPEHPLQASIEILGVIDEARRQVRAAAEEALRESAPR, encoded by the coding sequence ATGACCCGCTCGCCTCTGACCATGCCGACCCCGCGGACGTATCCCCTGCGCGGCGGGCCGGCTCTTCGCTGGGGCATCGTCGCGCCCGGCGCCATCGCCGCGGACTTCGTGCACGCCCTGCACACGCACACGGATCAGCGGGTGGTGGCCGTCGCATCCCGATCCCCGGAACGCGCTGCGGAGTTCGCGCACAGGCACGGCATCCCCCGCAGCCACGGAGGATATGCCGCGCTCTTCGACGACCCGGCTGTCCAGGTCGTCTACGTCGCCGCGCCGCACAGCGAGCACCTGAGCCTCGGGCTCGCTGCGATCGCGGCGGGAAAGCACGTCCTGATCGAGAAACCCATCGGGTTGTCCGCCGCCGAAGCGCGGACCATCCGGGACGCCGCGCGGGCGGCGGGTGTCTTCGTCATGGAAGCGATGTGGACCCGGTTCCTCCCGCAGACCGACGTCATGGTGCAGCTTCGGGATGCGGGGGCCCTCGGTGACGTGCGACTCCTCACGGCGGACTTCGGCTTCCGGGCGCAACCGGGGGGCCGCATCTTCGACCCGGTGCTCGGCGGCGGCGCCCTGCTGGACCTCGGTGTCTACCTGGTCTGGCTGAGCCGGATGTGGCTCGGCGCCCCGGACTCGATCACGGCGAGTGGAACGCTCAGCGAGACCGGGGTGGACGATCAGAGTGCGACCGTGCTCGGATACGCGTCCGGTGCCCGGGCCGTACTCACGACGAGCCTCCTGGTGTCCTCGCCCGGCCGGGCCGGCGTTTCCGGCACGGAGGCGCACCTCGACCTCGATCCGGACTGGGTCTTCCCGAGCGGGTTCGACCTGGTCGCGGCGGGGCGGGGGGAGCGAGCCCGGTTCGCCGACCGTTCCGGCATGACCCGGCGACAGGGGATGGCGTGGCAGACGGCGGCGGTCGCGCGGCACGTCGCCGACGGGCGGACGGAATCCCCGGAGCACCCTCTCCAGGCATCGATCGAGA